A region of the Pseudarthrobacter sp. MM222 genome:
TCCCGGGGTTCGGCGACAAACAGGGAGGCGGTGTCTTCCGGCGGGTAGATCCGGAAGCCGGCCGCCGGGGTCCTGGTGCAGTTCGGGTAGTTGGAGGCCTGCGTGTAGCGCAGCGTTGCGGTGCCCGCCTTGCCGGGCGCGAGCAGGACGTCGGCGACGGGGGTGGAGTCGTCACGGGTGGCGGGGGCACCGATCGGATCGCCGTTGGCGTCGGCGGTCAGGGAGACCCCGGCGTAGCCCTTGAGCAGGCAGGGTTCCGCGCCGGAGTTTGTCAGGATCAGCTGCAGGTAGACGCTGCCGGCCGCGCCGCCGTCGGCGGAATCTATGGCGGCTGTCAGGTTGGCGGCCTTACACGTCGCGGGTCCGGCCTGGGGCGCCGGCGGCAGGGGGGAAGCCGCCGACGCTTCCGGTGTCTGGGTCCCTTCGGTCGCGGGTGCGGCTGTGCCTTGCGAGGAC
Encoded here:
- a CDS encoding DUF4232 domain-containing protein; this translates as MTAQRIKNGLALTTVAAVATLLLSGCGNSPAPAASGPASPTASPPSSQGTAAPATEGTQTPEASAASPLPPAPQAGPATCKAANLTAAIDSADGGAAGSVYLQLILTNSGAEPCLLKGYAGVSLTADANGDPIGAPATRDDSTPVADVLLAPGKAGTATLRYTQASNYPNCTRTPAAGFRIYPPEDTASLFVAEPRDACSNTGINLLTISAFQGE